The Solanum dulcamara chromosome 6, daSolDulc1.2, whole genome shotgun sequence genome contains the following window.
AGTTGACACAAACGCCGGAGTTAATGGCAAAAAAGGTTGAtgttatattgtattatatatatatatatatatatatttttttttttttttatttttttttttttttttaaataaagagCATACAAGCAGAGTGAAAAGTCATTTAAAGTTCCCTCCTCATAGTCATATATAGGGTGTATCATGCCTATTAGAGGCAtcgatatattttttttttttttggtaaatattgttttcttttattcattTGTAAAAGAGGTAAAAGATAATTTTGGGTACCATTTACCCTACACacatattgtattatattgatTATGAAGACAAAAGATGTGAAAGAGATGAAGATAATGAAAGGAAATTAAAGAGGGGAGTTGCCTCTCGTGCACTCAAAAACTTTCTAACAACTACACACACCAACTATGAAATTTACTACACAAAATAAGAACACACTTTTTTCCATATATATTTTCTATGCATTGAAAATGCTCCCTTTAATTATTAATACAAATTCTTCACAGACGTAGCTGCCCCGCAACCAACTCCCACACGTTCATCCAAAAAAAGGTTTGTGATTTTTTCAAAATGTTGAGTGATTTTTTAGAAGAGTTGTGATTATTTCAAATGGTTGTTACTTTTTTGAtggattataatttttttaaaggattgtgatttttttaaaagtgttgtgatttttttgaaaaattgtgaCTTTTTCAGTAAGTTGTTACTTTTTTAAAAGGATATAACTTTTCTAACAAGGCACAATAAACTCTTGTTCATACTACTCTTtattggctataaatagagaatTTCCTCTCATTTCTAAACATGCTTCCTTAAAAGCATGAACTTTCTAACTTGAATATTAAATTACTACTATTTAACAACCCCAACTAACACCCCCTAACTTGAATGTTAAATTACTATAATACCCTCCAACTAAAAACACTCAATttagtatatttatttataatatttaaaagtagGTACCTTTTCATATGAAGACTTATGACTTTTTTGAAGGATTGTAACAATTCTAATAAAGCACAATAAGCACATGTTCATACTATCatttgttggctataaatgaaatttttattcttttgtctttgtttattattgttactattatttttaaatattttttcacctctagtttttttggggggtgggggtgggggaaAAATTTGCAGTTATGACAAACCTTTGAAACATAATTACTCCATATGAGTATAGTTTTCCTAATAACTTATAATGGGAAACATAAAATTTgtcattatacaaatgttgtagcgaattatacaaaagttgtagcgaattatacaaacgttatatccacaaattatttgtataccaaaatatacaaacactggtatacatatgtatttgtatatctcgaaaagcgagattgagagatgAGGAAGAGAGAGACGAGCGAGTggtgaattatatatgtatatttgccagaaaaattatataataataattgatatatatatataattgtatatCTCGCAAGCGAAATTTGTAATACTGCGTAAATAAATAGCTATATTTGCTGCGAGCCGTAATTCATTTTAAGCTATACCCTAAATGCGTAATATAGTAGTAAGACTTGCTATATGgcgtaatttttccttttgtgTGTGTGTCTTCTCTCTATGAGACTTTTTAACTAAATTTTccataaaaaaattgtatttttatttgggctaaaaaaattgatatccaTTTATATAAGATGTTAGACACATAATTGATATCCATTTATATAAGATGTTTAATGAGCAAAATTCAATATAAATTCATCATTAGTCTTAATTGATACTGAATAATGGAAACAAAAGGTTTGACAACACCTATCAATTATTTAGTATTTATATTATAGGATTTCATTAAGTTACATAACTACTAATTAATCTTTAAATTGCCTATATTCATCAGAAATGTGAAAAGTTTTGCATGTTATTAACCAATATCATTCTTATTATTAGTGCAAACCAAATGTATGCTGGAAAGCAAtatgttaaagaaaaaaatcagcTTGCAATAAAATGATTTTATTCAAAAGTTAAGCAATAAAATGACCATATACATCTCAAAAGTTTTTTACGTACTAATCATATGTTATTGACTGGTCACTTTGTAACTTACAGATGAATATGGTCATTTCATGACTCTTTAGCTTGCAATTAAGTTAGGAGGTGAAAAGGTTGGGAAcatattttgattaattaatatttacttATTAgctattttataatatttttaattaagtaaaagggtaaaatagtaattcaactttaaagttaatatatatgtttatatatCTGTTTTGGAATTTCACTGCGttattgttatatatatatatatatatatatatatgatgcttTAGTTGGTAGTGGTGGACATGAAGAGACAATAGAAGTCTCATATTGATGTAAGGTTAGGCAATTAAGCTTCTTATATATCAATTCTCACTTAATTTCTCAAATTAAGTCAAGTCAAGATTTATTAGAAAAGGAGACAAGCGACCCATTTCTTCAACCAAGGTGAGCACTTAACCATATTTGTCTTTTGTGTCCACCCCACCAAAGCAAAAGGTAGGGTCCACCACACCCTAATTAAAGTGATTaagcaaaagaaagaaaaaaaagaatcaaatcCCAAGTTTGACTGGACCCAAATATGAGAAAAAGCAGCATATTtcttatcaaaaaataaaataaaatagactaTAGAGAGTCGTGAGGTGCCGGTTGTTGAatgtaaaaaaggaaaaaagaccACTAAAGTATGTTCTTGACGAGATATTTTGAATAGGAGTTGTGTATCTAAAATTTATAGTAGGAACTGCAATCTTCAAATAGAATCTTATTCgacgtaaatttaaattaattaaatttcaatAGAAATATCaactatcaaaaaaaaaagcaaagagAAATAGCAAACTCCACACAAAAAAGTGCAAATTCTATTCATTCATGTTTACCACTACAGTATTTCcccttcattttctttctacTTTAAAACATTCTAGTTGAGTTTTTCAGAAACTTTGTTGTACCTTGTATTGATGTTTATGTTTTCGTACACATTTTTTCATGAACTTCCTGTGAACAGACGACAATTCTGAACATAGTACTCTACCCCCAACCCCAACCCCCACCTCAAGAAACCTCTTCTTCACTACTGGGGTACTGTTGTTTGTACAAGCaaaacacctgcagcagcttaCCATCTATCTGTCTATTGTCATTCCAAAAATCCCCTCTTTTTAACAAACTCAAGATTGTGACTTGAAAAATACCCATCAATAACCTGGTAAAGTTTTTGtcttttcattcatttcttgatttttccACCATCTCTGAAGTTTTTTGTTCACTGTGTTTGGTTTTTCATCTTTAGTGGGCAGGTTTTCTTGAAGATGTGGAGATTGTAGGATGGAGGGGCCATATTCGTTTCTTTATGCAGTTGGTTGGTGGTGTTTCTTTTCAGCAAGATGAGCTACAAAAGATTCTAAAGAAGTGATTTTTATGCACTTGGTGGTGTTTTTTTTTCAGCAAGATGAATGATAAAAGATGCCAAGAATATTTTTCACCAAATGGGGTGCTGAAAAATTTTGTCTTTATCATAATACTTCTGAGTTGTAGTTTTTTTGTGGTGGTGTCAAATGCAAGAAAACTTGCTGAAATTGATCAAGTAGGGAGGTTAATAGCTTTCAAGAAGTCCTCTGTTGAATTTGATCCAAATGGATTCTTGAATGAATGGACTTTATCTTCTTCTAGTCCTTGCACTTGGAATGGGATTTCATGTTCAAATGGTCAAGTTGTTGAGCTCAATCTCTCTAGTGTTGGGCTTAGTGGTCCACTTCACCTCACTGATCTCATGGCTTTGCCTACTTTGCTCAGAGTCAATTTCAATGGAAACCATTTCTATGGCGATCTTTCCTCAATAGCTAGTTCTTGTAGCTTTGAGTTTCTTGATTTATCAGCTAACAATATCTCTGAGGTTCTTGTATTAGAGCCTTTGTTGAAGTCTTGTGATAAAATTAAGTACCTAAATGTCTCTGGGAATTCAATTCCAGGGGTTGTTCTAAAGTTTGGACCTTCACTGTTGCAGCTTGACTTATCAAATAACACCATTTCAGATTTTGGCATTTTAAGTTATGCACTATCCAATTGCCAGAATTTGAATCTGCTTAATTTCTCCTCAAATAAGCTTGCTGGCAAGTTAAAAGGCTCCATTTCTTCTTGCAAGAGTCTATCTGTTCTTGATCTTTCGCGTAATAACTTAACTGGAGAAGTCAATGATCTTGATTTTGGTACTTGTCAAAACCTCACTGTCCTAAATTTGTCTTTCAACAACCTTACCTCAACTGAGTTTCCACCCTCTTTGGCAAATTGCCAGAGCCTCAATACACTGAACATTGGCCACAATTCGATACGAATGGAGATTCCTGGTGAGTTATTGGTGAAGTTGAAGAGTTTGAAGCAATTGGTGCTAGCCCACAATCAGTTTTTAGATAAAATTCCATCAGAATTGGGACAGAGTTGCAGCACACTTGAGGAGCTTGATCTTTCTGGAAATCGATTGACTGGTGAACTTCCTTCAACTTTTAAATCCTGCTCCTCACTTTTCAGTCTCAATCTTGGTAACAATGAGCTATCGGGTGATTTCTTGAATACTGTTATCAGTTCATTGACAAATCTTAGATATCTTTACTTGCCATTCAATAACATAACTGGTTATGTACCAAGGTCTTTGGTATACTGTACAAAACTTCAGGTGCTCGACCTCAGTTCCAACGTGTTTATTGGGAATGTACCTTCTGAGTTCTGTTTAGCTGCCTCGGGATTTCCACTGGAGACGATGCTGTTAGCCAGTAATTATCTTACTGGAACGGTGCCTAAACAGCTCGGACAATGTAGGAACCTCAGGAAGATTGATCTCAGCTTCAATAACTTGACTGGTTCGATCCCAATGGAGATTTGGAACCTTCCAAATCTTTCGGAATTGGTAATGTGGGCTAATAATCTGACAGGTGAAGTTCCTGAAGGCATTTGCATCAATGGAGGAAACCTTCAAACTCTCATTCTCAATAACAATTTCCTCTCAGGGTCACTTCCACAGTCCATTGTCAATTGTACTAACTTGGTTTGGGTTTCGTTGTCCAGCAATCAACTGTCTGGAGAGATACCACAAGGAATTGGGAATCTTGCAAATCTTGCTATCCTTCAGTTGGGTAATAACTCACTTACTGGACCGATACCTCGGGGATTAGGTTTGTGCAGGAACTTGATATGGCTTGATTTGAATAGCAATGCTCTAACAGGTTCAATCCCTCTTGAGCTTGCTAATCAAGCTGGCCTTGTTAATCCGGGAATGGTTTCTGGAAAACAGTTTGCTTTTGTAAGAAATGAGGGTGGAACTGAATGCAGGGGTGCTGGTGGACTGGTTGAGTTCGAAGGTATCCGTGAAGAGAGGCTTGCGATTCTTCCTATGGTTCACTTCTGTCCATCAACTAGGATCTATTCTGGCAGGACGATGTACACCTTCACGAGCAATGGGAGTATGATTTACCTTGATCTTTCCTACAATTCTTTATCAGGAGTTATTCCAGATAATTTAGGTTCGTTGAGCTTCCTTCAGGTGCTGAATTTGGGACACAACAATTTCTTGGGAACCATTCCGTCCAACTTTGGAGGTCTCAAGATAGTTGGAGTTCTTGATTTGTCACATAACAGCCTACGGGGATTCATTCCACCCTCGTTAGGAGGCCTTTCGTTTCTAAGTGATCTTGATGTTTCAAACAACAACCTGTCGGGAACGATTCCTTCTGGTGGACAGCTGACTACATTTCCAGCTTCAAGATATGAAAACAATTCAGGCCTTTGTGGCGTCCCTCTTCCTCCTTGTGGCTCGGGAAATGGACACCATTCATCGAGTATTTTTTACCATCATAGGAATAAGAAGCCTACAACTATAGGAATGGTGGTTGGTATTATGGTCTCTTTTGTATGTATTATCCTACTTGTTATTGCCCTTTATAGGATTAAAAAGACTCAAACTGAGGAGGAGAAGAGAGATAAATACATTGATAGCCTTCCAACTTCTGGCAGTAGCAGCTGGAAACTATCAACTGTTCCCGAGCCTCTAAGCATTAATGTGGCAACATTTGAAAAACCATTGAGGAAGCTAACCTTTGGTCATCTTCTAGAAGCGACCAATGGGTTCAGCTCTGAAAGCATGATTGGTTCTGGAGGTTTTGGTGAAGTCTACAAGGCTCAGCTGAGAGATGGCAGTACTGTTGCGATCAAGAAGCTTGTGCACGTAACAGGTCAAGGAGACAGAGAATTCATGGCTGAAATGGAGACTATTGGAAAAATCAAACATAGAAACCTTGTCCCTTTGTTGGGATACTGCAAGATTGGGGAGGAAAGGCTTCTCGTATACGAATACATGAAATGGGGAAGTCTTGAATCTGTTCTTCATGATGGAGAGAAAGGAGGGatgtttcttgattggccagCTAGAAAGAAAATCGCGATAGGATCAGCAAGAGGATTAGCATTTCTTCACCACAGCTGCCTACCACACATAATTCATCGCGATATGAAGTCCAGTAATGTACTTTTAGACGAAAACTTTGAGGCACGGGTTTCTGATTTTGGAATGGCAAGACTGGTAAATGCTCTGGATACTCATTTAAGTGTGAGTACACTTGCTGGTACTCCAGGTTATGTTCCTCCAGAGTACTACCAAAGTTTCAGGTGCACCGCAAAAGGGGACGTGTACAGTTATGGTGTCATATTGTTGGAGCTTCTTTCGGGGAAGAGGCCAATAGATCCCCGTGTATTCGGTGATGATAACAATCTTGTTGGATGGGCAAAGCAACTTCATAACGAGAAACGAAGTCACGAGATTCTCGATCCTGAGCTAATAACAAATCTATCTGGTGATTCTGAACTCTACCATTACTTAAAAGTTGCGTTCGAATGCCTTGATGAGAAATCTTACAAAAGGCCAACAATGATACAAGTGATGACCAAGTTTAAAGAATTACAAACTGATTCAGAAAGCGATATTCTTGATGGCATTTCAGTGAAAGGTTCTATACTCGAGGAATCGCAAGAAAGGGAACCGTAAATCAATGTTGTTTTGATCTTTTTGTGGTTAGAATTCTGTTCTTGTTTTTTTGGATTGCCTCATGGATAGTAGTAGAAACTTTTATCTTGAATGGTGGTTCTGTACCACTGAGATTGATAAGAGTTTGTACTTCAGATTTTGCTTACTGTGTAAATATTAGAACATGACGATGAATCGGATATGTGAAAATGTTTTTAATTAATGTTCCAATGAATTTTCCTTTTCCTATTCTGTTTTCCATTACAAAGTTTTGCATATAGAACATTGATAAATCATTAAAATTTGACATTATCATTTTCTGTATCAACATTGTCTTTTGTCATAAATTCATGCAGGGTGTTGTGTTATATACTCCAAAAAATACTCATCATCTTTGGAGGATCCAACACAAGTACGACAACATTTTTGAAGGATCAAAGCAACATAGTAGTAACTCCTAACCAACTGATATGTAGTCAAAGCTCAGATTTTGAACCTTTTAAGCTACTCATCTTAATTCTCATGTTTAACCTATGTATCAAGATTTTGTTTTCTGTTGGGGGGGAAACAGCATACAGATATAGCAAATGACTAACCAAGAAGCCCTTTTAGATGTCTATCAAAATGCAAACTAAAGTCAACTTGTCTACCTATAACAACCATCCTCTAACAAGGGGAGTTCTTAGTAGTTAGTTAAGTTATTGTCATGTGACCAAGACGCCACGAGTTAGAGTTGTGAAAACAGCCTCTTAGAGAAATCTTGTATTTAATAGAGCTTAGTGGTCCGATCCTTCCTCGGACCTCGCGCAATATGGAAGGATCTTAGTGTACTGGCTGCACTTTTTCTTATCCACTATAATAACATTCACCGTAATGGCCaagttttctttgaaattttcatgttatGTTAAATAATGTTCTGTTTAACAACAATTCATTATATCAACTAAAAAATATTCAGACAAACAACGATGTTATGGAAAATTTAATTGTATTTGAATTGTAATTtgtcaaaatatatattttttttgtactgCCACTTTCTTAAACTTCAAGAAAATGACTTTTGGTTTTGTACAAAGACTAGTAATTCTGCTTTTTCTGGTTCTTCTTTGGACAACTTAGGATAAGCTGCTTTTTACAGCTCATGAAATTGCTTATCCTTTTTGTGTAATCATAACAAATAAAGTCATAAAACGCCGTCAATCGTGGTTATGATCAAGATTTTGATTcgattttttgtttgtttatacCCACATGATTCTTTCTCTAGAATCAATCAAGATAATTATAACCAAGAGGCGGATACACAGTTAATTGTACAAATTCGTCCTAATTTAATAACTttaatctatattttttttatatatatatttattgcgAAATGCAcgaaatatgtacatatataataACATGTAAAGCCGATAGgataaataatttagaaattttGTGGCAAGCAAGTGGTCGTTAAAAACTCgtaaatttcaatttggggaaTTAGCCCCTCTATTTACAACAAccttctttttgttttgttaTTAAGGCTAGAGCTATAAGTCTATCTACGGGTTCTAAAGAactcattaatttttattctaaCTCTATATTTATAGTTAAAAGttcactttatatatatattacttttttaaaattcaaataggCAAGTTCACTttatatatattacttttttaaaattcaaataggCAGGTATAGATTCTATCCCTTTCAATACGGTGGATGGATTATCCTTTGGAGTAAGTTACTGACTTTACTAGGTTTTTGTAGCTTATTTGACTTAAGAGGAATGTAGTTCCATGATTTTGGAACATAACATTTTTAAAATGAATATTATCagataaaatataaattcaataTAATAGATTTATCTATATGGCATTAAACATCCAAAAAAGCCCCTCATTCGTATAATAGATTTATATTCATATACTTTTTGAGGCTCGTTTTATAAATATTCTCAAATAATAAAGCCAAACTTTAtatctttttctattttatttcgTAGACAACTTTGATCTCAATGGATTCGCGATCCCAAGTTGATGAAACTTTTAAAGTAATTTGAAAAGAAGTAAAAATGTTAATACATAAATTCTAGTCTATTTGTTGCAATTTCACATTGTATCAAAATGAAGCAAATGTCAAATCTCATTAAAGGTAtgcctcttcttttttttcctcatcTTTTTATTTAGGTCCACCCCTTTCCTCAAAAGAATTTaaattaatacaaaaataataactcCGTTTTAGTCTCAAAAATCTAGCGTTGATCGTATGAATCTCCGCTTCTTTATTTAAGATCATTTCAAATCATCATATTAGTAAggtaaaagtaaaaaataaattaaatatacatataactCCGATTGCATGAGCTTGCTCATATTACTGGTCCAAACCCAAAGAAAGAAGAATTCTGATAAGCTGAGAACCAACTAAACATTTCAATTCATGATGAACTTAACCGACCACATTAAGGTTATCAAAATATCACATGGCTAGGCCCCAATttccaacaacaaaaaaaacaagCTAAGAAATTTGAAAAGATTTAGAGAAGAAAATGTTGGGAGGAAAATTGATCAAAGCTATAATAACACATGAGTATCATTACAATTGCAAATTGGTGGTCCTAAAGGAGTTTCATAGATGGTGATCATTAGCTAATTGACACTAAAAAGCTCCAGTAGTGGTGTAATTCATTCTATTTTGTCCTAAAATAGTGATAAAAAGCTTTGATTTGCCCTATCAATTATACAAGATTTGACTTTACCTTTCTCTTACTTTTACGTTAATTGATTGAATCATAACTATATCTAGTCACGTAAGTTACTCTTCGAATTTCACTTTTATCTTTTAACACAAATTTCTCAatggaaattttaaaaaaaatagattgagagagaaaagaaaaataaaagaaggaatTTGAATCACATCTTTTCAGGATAATGTGTAAGAATGATATCTATTGGCTCGTCGACATTAATCAATAAGTTCGAAACATTCCAATATAGTTAACCTGCTCAATTAGCTACAAGTTCTATTTCATAAATAAACATTACTTACCTTGTTAAATTATTCACAAGTCAATACAATTAAAACTCACGCACGACAAACAATATATACTATCTCTGTTATCTGTAACTTTTTGAAATGCCT
Protein-coding sequences here:
- the LOC129891693 gene encoding receptor-like protein kinase BRI1-like 3 translates to MNDKRCQEYFSPNGVLKNFVFIIILLSCSFFVVVSNARKLAEIDQVGRLIAFKKSSVEFDPNGFLNEWTLSSSSPCTWNGISCSNGQVVELNLSSVGLSGPLHLTDLMALPTLLRVNFNGNHFYGDLSSIASSCSFEFLDLSANNISEVLVLEPLLKSCDKIKYLNVSGNSIPGVVLKFGPSLLQLDLSNNTISDFGILSYALSNCQNLNLLNFSSNKLAGKLKGSISSCKSLSVLDLSRNNLTGEVNDLDFGTCQNLTVLNLSFNNLTSTEFPPSLANCQSLNTLNIGHNSIRMEIPGELLVKLKSLKQLVLAHNQFLDKIPSELGQSCSTLEELDLSGNRLTGELPSTFKSCSSLFSLNLGNNELSGDFLNTVISSLTNLRYLYLPFNNITGYVPRSLVYCTKLQVLDLSSNVFIGNVPSEFCLAASGFPLETMLLASNYLTGTVPKQLGQCRNLRKIDLSFNNLTGSIPMEIWNLPNLSELVMWANNLTGEVPEGICINGGNLQTLILNNNFLSGSLPQSIVNCTNLVWVSLSSNQLSGEIPQGIGNLANLAILQLGNNSLTGPIPRGLGLCRNLIWLDLNSNALTGSIPLELANQAGLVNPGMVSGKQFAFVRNEGGTECRGAGGLVEFEGIREERLAILPMVHFCPSTRIYSGRTMYTFTSNGSMIYLDLSYNSLSGVIPDNLGSLSFLQVLNLGHNNFLGTIPSNFGGLKIVGVLDLSHNSLRGFIPPSLGGLSFLSDLDVSNNNLSGTIPSGGQLTTFPASRYENNSGLCGVPLPPCGSGNGHHSSSIFYHHRNKKPTTIGMVVGIMVSFVCIILLVIALYRIKKTQTEEEKRDKYIDSLPTSGSSSWKLSTVPEPLSINVATFEKPLRKLTFGHLLEATNGFSSESMIGSGGFGEVYKAQLRDGSTVAIKKLVHVTGQGDREFMAEMETIGKIKHRNLVPLLGYCKIGEERLLVYEYMKWGSLESVLHDGEKGGMFLDWPARKKIAIGSARGLAFLHHSCLPHIIHRDMKSSNVLLDENFEARVSDFGMARLVNALDTHLSVSTLAGTPGYVPPEYYQSFRCTAKGDVYSYGVILLELLSGKRPIDPRVFGDDNNLVGWAKQLHNEKRSHEILDPELITNLSGDSELYHYLKVAFECLDEKSYKRPTMIQVMTKFKELQTDSESDILDGISVKGSILEESQEREP